One window from the genome of Pelodictyon luteolum DSM 273 encodes:
- a CDS encoding type II toxin-antitoxin system HipA family toxin: MDVAEVRIWGELAGAVAWDDAAGLATFEFDPRFKSKGWDLAPLQMPISYVGNLFLFPSLRKKAEPALDNFKGLPGLLADVLPDRYGNQLINLWLARQGRPQNSMNPVEMLCFMGTRGMGALEFEPAVWKASKRTFSLEIDTLVDIAKRMLSSKEAFSTNLEADTEKVVSELLRIGTSAGGARPKAIIALNEKTGEVRSGQTNAPQGFSHWLLKLDGVSDVQLGSSHGYGRVEMAYYHMAQACGITMMPCRLLEEHGRAHFMTKRFDREGGSTKHHIQTFSALKHFDYNLVMSFSYEQLFQTMRELKLPYPDAEQLFRRMTFNVAARNCDDHTKNFSFRLKQGGKWELAPAYDVCHAWQPDHRWVSQHALSINGKRRDITREDLLAIGKSVSVKKAAGIIDEVNAAVADWTHYADEVMVNPALRDQISKTLIYLK; encoded by the coding sequence ATGGACGTAGCGGAAGTCAGAATATGGGGAGAACTGGCCGGAGCTGTCGCTTGGGATGATGCGGCCGGTCTGGCAACCTTTGAGTTTGATCCCCGGTTCAAGTCGAAGGGATGGGACCTTGCTCCCCTGCAGATGCCCATCTCATATGTTGGGAATCTGTTTCTGTTTCCCTCGCTGCGCAAAAAGGCTGAACCTGCACTGGACAATTTCAAAGGATTGCCGGGCCTCCTGGCCGATGTGTTGCCTGACCGGTACGGTAACCAGTTGATCAATCTGTGGCTGGCCCGCCAGGGCCGCCCACAGAACAGCATGAATCCGGTCGAAATGCTCTGCTTTATGGGCACCCGTGGAATGGGTGCTCTGGAATTCGAACCGGCTGTCTGGAAAGCCAGCAAACGGACCTTTTCTCTGGAGATCGATACGCTGGTGGATATTGCCAAAAGGATGCTCTCCAGCAAAGAGGCCTTTTCAACCAACCTCGAAGCGGACACGGAAAAGGTGGTGTCGGAACTGCTGCGTATCGGCACCTCGGCAGGCGGTGCAAGGCCGAAGGCCATAATTGCATTGAACGAGAAAACCGGAGAGGTTCGATCTGGGCAGACTAATGCCCCACAAGGGTTCTCGCATTGGCTATTAAAGCTCGACGGCGTAAGCGACGTGCAACTCGGCTCATCTCACGGCTATGGCCGGGTGGAAATGGCCTACTACCACATGGCCCAGGCCTGCGGCATCACCATGATGCCCTGCCGATTGCTGGAGGAACACGGGAGGGCGCACTTCATGACCAAACGGTTCGACCGTGAAGGAGGATCAACGAAACATCATATCCAGACCTTCAGTGCCCTGAAGCACTTCGACTACAACTTGGTCATGAGTTTCAGCTACGAACAGCTTTTTCAGACCATGCGCGAACTGAAACTGCCCTATCCCGATGCCGAGCAACTGTTCAGGAGGATGACCTTCAACGTCGCGGCCCGGAACTGTGACGACCATACCAAGAATTTTTCATTCCGGCTGAAACAGGGCGGAAAATGGGAACTGGCACCGGCGTATGATGTCTGCCACGCCTGGCAGCCCGATCATCGATGGGTCAGTCAGCATGCCCTGAGCATCAACGGCAAGCGCAGAGACATCACCAGGGAAGACCTGCTCGCCATCGGCAAATCCGTCAGTGTAAAAAAAGCCGCCGGCATCATCGATGAAGTCAATGCTGCGGTTGCGGATTGGACGCACTATGCCGATGAAGTCATGGTTAATCCTGCCTTACGGGACCAGATCTCAAAGACCCTTATATACCTGAAATGA
- the tmk gene encoding dTMP kinase, whose protein sequence is MLITFEGIDGAGKSTQIQKLAAYLKQEGREVLTLREPGGTEVAEKIRHILLESRHDITPVGELLLFSASRAELVSEVVRPALAEGKTVILDRFFDSTTAYQGYGRGLDLNMLRTLIAISTGALTPDITFYLDILPEEALIRKFSEKSLPLAFENEELDRMERSGLEFYRNVRQGYLDIIEAEPGRFKSINARHGVQEIHAIIVKTLNERFKEQS, encoded by the coding sequence ATGCTCATCACCTTTGAGGGAATAGACGGCGCAGGCAAGTCGACACAGATCCAGAAACTCGCCGCATACCTGAAACAGGAGGGCCGCGAGGTTCTCACCCTGCGGGAACCGGGGGGAACGGAAGTCGCCGAAAAGATACGTCACATCCTCCTCGAAAGCCGCCACGACATCACCCCCGTCGGAGAGCTGCTGCTCTTTTCGGCAAGCCGCGCCGAGCTGGTATCGGAAGTGGTCCGGCCCGCTTTGGCCGAAGGCAAAACCGTCATCCTCGACCGCTTCTTCGACTCCACCACCGCCTATCAGGGTTACGGCCGCGGCCTCGACCTCAACATGCTCCGGACCCTCATCGCCATCTCTACCGGCGCACTCACTCCCGACATCACCTTCTACCTCGACATCCTTCCCGAGGAGGCGCTGATCAGGAAGTTCTCCGAAAAGTCCCTCCCGCTGGCATTTGAAAACGAAGAGCTCGACCGCATGGAGCGCTCGGGCCTCGAGTTCTACCGGAATGTCCGCCAGGGATACCTCGACATCATAGAAGCCGAACCCGGACGGTTCAAAAGCATCAACGCACGCCACGGGGTGCAGGAAATACACGCAATCATCGTCAAAACCTTGAACGAACGCTTTAAGGAGCAATCCTGA
- a CDS encoding IspD/TarI family cytidylyltransferase: MNAIAIIAASGIGKRMQLPGGRSKQLLEIGGFPVIHHTLKAFEDASQVTEVYIATKADNIDLLQDMARSAGFRKVRHVIEGGKERQDSVWNCIRMISDGHSGAGELPDAILVHDGARPFIRPEEIDDIVRLSVESGACVPGNRPKDTIKYIGSDPSCFGATLERSRLMQVQTPQGFRAGMLIDAHHRAAEEGWYATDDAALVERYFPDYPVRIYETGYHNIKITTPEDIPVAEAIYQALL; this comes from the coding sequence GTGAACGCCATCGCCATCATTGCCGCCAGCGGCATAGGGAAACGGATGCAGCTGCCCGGCGGCAGGAGCAAGCAGCTGCTTGAAATCGGAGGGTTCCCGGTCATCCACCACACCCTCAAAGCCTTCGAGGATGCCTCGCAGGTCACGGAGGTTTACATCGCCACGAAAGCCGACAACATCGACCTGCTCCAGGACATGGCCCGCAGTGCCGGGTTCAGGAAGGTCCGCCACGTGATTGAAGGAGGCAAGGAGCGCCAGGACTCCGTATGGAACTGCATCCGCATGATCAGTGACGGACACTCTGGCGCAGGCGAACTGCCCGATGCCATCCTGGTCCATGACGGGGCACGCCCCTTCATCCGCCCCGAAGAAATCGACGACATCGTCCGTCTCTCGGTAGAATCGGGCGCATGCGTTCCCGGAAACCGCCCGAAGGATACCATCAAGTACATCGGCAGCGACCCCTCCTGCTTCGGAGCCACCCTTGAGCGTTCGCGCCTCATGCAGGTGCAGACCCCCCAGGGATTCCGTGCCGGCATGCTCATCGATGCGCACCATAGGGCGGCAGAAGAGGGATGGTACGCAACCGATGACGCAGCGCTGGTCGAACGCTATTTCCCCGACTATCCGGTCAGGATCTACGAAACAGGCTACCACAACATCAAGATCACCACACCCGAAGACATACCGGTAGCCGAAGCGATTTACCAAGCTCTCCTGTAA
- a CDS encoding hotdog fold thioesterase, producing the protein MTQPSVFFGPASAEEINRTQILEGQMAHHIGIEMVETGPDYMTARMPVDQRTIQRIGILHGGASLALAETVGSIAASYVVDREKFYIVGQEINANHIRPTRSGYVYATARPLHLGRTSQVWDIKLKNDEGKLTCVSRFTVAVLKKDPTLS; encoded by the coding sequence ATGACCCAGCCATCCGTTTTCTTCGGACCCGCAAGCGCGGAAGAAATCAACCGGACGCAGATCCTTGAAGGGCAGATGGCCCACCACATCGGCATTGAAATGGTTGAAACGGGACCCGATTACATGACGGCCCGAATGCCGGTCGACCAGCGCACCATCCAGCGCATCGGCATCCTCCACGGGGGCGCCTCGCTTGCCCTTGCCGAAACCGTCGGCAGCATTGCCGCATCCTACGTCGTCGACCGCGAAAAGTTCTACATCGTCGGACAGGAAATCAACGCGAACCACATCCGCCCGACGAGAAGCGGATACGTCTACGCAACGGCCCGGCCGCTGCACCTCGGCAGAACATCACAGGTCTGGGACATCAAGCTGAAGAATGACGAGGGTAAGCTTACCTGCGTCAGCCGCTTCACCGTTGCCGTCCTGAAAAAGGATCCCACCCTCAGCTGA
- a CDS encoding DUF2141 domain-containing protein: MAVFLALVPVLAGAGSLQAAETGSITVSVSGLSNENAGCIIALFNEKKGFPAKTARAARTLTIPSGVTSARFDAVPYGTYALTIFHDRNGNGRLDANFLGMPKEGVGTSNNPRTSFGPPSFNDASFLLDAPEKAIRVNMRYL; this comes from the coding sequence GTGGCTGTTTTTCTTGCTCTGGTGCCGGTTCTTGCCGGCGCCGGGTCCCTTCAGGCAGCCGAGACTGGTTCGATCACCGTTTCCGTCTCCGGCCTCAGTAACGAAAATGCCGGCTGCATCATCGCCCTGTTCAATGAAAAAAAAGGGTTCCCGGCCAAGACTGCCCGGGCAGCGAGAACCCTCACCATACCGTCAGGCGTTACTTCCGCCCGCTTTGATGCCGTTCCCTACGGCACCTACGCCCTCACCATCTTTCATGACCGGAACGGCAACGGGAGGCTGGATGCCAACTTCCTCGGCATGCCGAAAGAGGGTGTCGGCACATCAAACAACCCCCGCACATCATTCGGCCCGCCTTCATTCAACGATGCATCCTTCCTTCTTGACGCCCCGGAAAAAGCGATCCGGGTGAACATGCGCTACCTCTAG
- a CDS encoding helix-turn-helix domain-containing protein, which translates to MTENINWTSMSDQALAAYIGAFVRHHRLEQNRTQDATAHAAGISRSTLSLLERGQTVTLGTLIQVLRVLEQLQVMDSFVVEQRLSPLALARMQKEKRHRARGKQRNDSTEHEW; encoded by the coding sequence ATGACTGAGAACATCAATTGGACATCAATGAGTGACCAGGCGCTTGCCGCCTACATAGGCGCTTTTGTGCGGCACCATCGTCTGGAACAGAACCGGACACAGGACGCGACTGCCCATGCGGCGGGCATCAGCCGCTCGACTCTGAGTTTGCTGGAAAGAGGCCAGACTGTCACTCTCGGCACCCTGATCCAGGTACTCAGAGTACTGGAGCAGTTGCAGGTCATGGATAGTTTTGTCGTGGAGCAGCGCCTCAGTCCGTTGGCACTGGCCAGAATGCAGAAAGAAAAAAGGCATCGGGCCAGAGGCAAACAGCGCAACGACTCCACAGAACATGAATGGTAA
- a CDS encoding SDR family oxidoreductase, which yields MTERTTGKTILITGASTGIGQATALLLAEGGWNVALAARSRDKLLSLTSQIGTKRALAIPTDVADWQSQETMVRKTLERFGTIDAVFANAGFSKGSSFLGGPDQPDEWRQMVLVNVYGAAATARLTLPELVKSRGHFLITGSVVGRVTSIRNLYSATKWAVTGMAQAIRNEMAGTGVRVTLVQPGVVDTPFWESIPKPGTPELQPEDIARAVQYALLQPAHVDVNEIIIRPTGQPH from the coding sequence ATGACAGAGAGGACAACAGGAAAAACAATCCTCATCACAGGGGCCTCGACCGGCATCGGTCAGGCCACTGCCCTTCTTCTTGCCGAAGGGGGCTGGAATGTAGCGCTCGCCGCCCGATCCCGCGATAAGCTTCTGTCGCTCACGAGCCAGATAGGAACAAAGCGGGCGCTTGCCATTCCGACCGATGTGGCCGACTGGCAGTCGCAGGAGACGATGGTCCGGAAAACACTTGAGCGGTTCGGTACCATCGACGCGGTGTTCGCCAATGCGGGGTTCTCCAAAGGCTCAAGCTTCCTCGGCGGTCCCGACCAGCCGGACGAATGGCGCCAGATGGTGCTGGTCAATGTGTACGGCGCAGCGGCCACCGCACGACTCACGCTGCCGGAACTCGTCAAGAGCCGGGGACACTTCCTCATCACCGGCTCCGTTGTCGGTCGCGTCACATCCATCCGAAACCTCTATTCGGCAACGAAGTGGGCCGTCACCGGCATGGCGCAGGCGATACGCAACGAAATGGCCGGCACCGGCGTCCGCGTCACCCTGGTGCAGCCTGGAGTGGTCGATACCCCGTTCTGGGAGAGCATCCCAAAGCCCGGCACGCCGGAACTCCAGCCGGAAGACATTGCCCGCGCAGTCCAGTACGCCCTCCTGCAGCCGGCGCATGTCGACGTCAATGAAATCATCATCAGGCCGACGGGCCAGCCGCACTGA
- the queA gene encoding tRNA preQ1(34) S-adenosylmethionine ribosyltransferase-isomerase QueA: MRLSNFRYTLPKTKIADHPADPRDSCKMMVLNRRKKDIEHKVFEDIASYFKKGDLLILNNSRVFPAKIFGQKEKTDAKIEVFLLRVLNREAGLWDVLVDPARKVRVGNKIYFDEDVVAEVVDNTTSRGRTIRFLNPEIDVFSLVDRIGNVPLPPYFTRKSKDSDKENYQTVYANQTGSVVAPMAGLHFTMPLLQKIQKIGVKVLPITLHPSLSTFNAIEVEDVSKHKMDSEYFNIPYQTAMEINETKMKKSGRVIAVGTTTCRVLEANATVDGKIKFGQGWTDKFIYPPYQFKVTDALVTNFQQPETTLLMVVSAFAEHRLLMDAYKVALKNDYKFLAYGDAMFIH, translated from the coding sequence ATGCGCCTATCAAATTTCAGGTACACCCTTCCGAAGACCAAGATCGCCGATCATCCCGCCGACCCGAGGGACTCATGCAAGATGATGGTCCTGAACCGCCGCAAAAAGGACATCGAGCACAAGGTCTTCGAAGACATCGCATCCTACTTCAAGAAGGGCGACCTTCTCATCCTCAACAACAGCAGGGTGTTTCCCGCCAAGATCTTCGGGCAGAAGGAAAAGACCGATGCCAAGATCGAGGTTTTTCTGCTCCGGGTCCTCAATCGTGAAGCAGGCCTCTGGGACGTACTCGTCGACCCAGCCCGCAAGGTCCGCGTCGGCAACAAGATCTACTTCGACGAGGACGTCGTGGCTGAAGTGGTAGACAACACCACCTCACGCGGACGCACCATCCGGTTCCTCAATCCTGAAATAGATGTGTTCAGCCTGGTCGACAGGATCGGCAACGTCCCCCTGCCGCCCTATTTCACCCGGAAATCCAAAGACTCCGACAAAGAGAACTACCAGACCGTCTATGCCAACCAGACCGGTTCGGTCGTAGCCCCGATGGCCGGCCTGCACTTCACGATGCCGCTGCTCCAGAAGATCCAGAAAATCGGCGTGAAGGTCCTGCCGATTACCCTGCACCCGAGCTTGAGCACGTTCAACGCGATTGAAGTCGAAGATGTCTCGAAGCACAAGATGGATTCGGAATATTTCAATATTCCCTACCAGACGGCCATGGAGATCAATGAGACGAAAATGAAGAAAAGCGGACGGGTGATCGCCGTCGGTACAACCACGTGCAGGGTCCTCGAAGCCAATGCCACCGTCGACGGCAAGATCAAGTTCGGCCAGGGATGGACCGACAAGTTCATCTACCCGCCTTACCAGTTCAAGGTGACCGATGCGCTCGTCACCAACTTCCAGCAGCCCGAAACGACCCTCCTGATGGTAGTCAGCGCATTTGCAGAACACCGCCTTCTCATGGACGCCTACAAGGTGGCCCTGAAGAACGACTACAAGTTCCTGGCTTACGGGGACGCCATGTTCATCCATTAA
- a CDS encoding B12-binding domain-containing radical SAM protein, translated as MQTEQAETFIDPSAAFATSISPEDILQQLARQQKTRKKWLLIQPKSITSMMVDSGTVSMPLNLIMVATLVGQLFEVTFIDERLGEQIPEDFSPYDVVAITSRSLNAMKAYGIGDRALRQGKTVILGGVHPTMLHEEAASHCTSVVYGEIESIWTELATDILNGRMKPLYRAKELKPMGDMHRPDFSYALASKNSKKYSSRIPILATKGCPVGCNFCTTPTIYGKNYRYRELDLVIEEMRYHQERLQKEKINLSFMDDNISFRPKYFMTLLEEMSKIGVRWNANISMNFLDKPEVAELAGRSGCDLLSIGFESLNPETLKSVHKGSNRLDNYAKVVDNLHRNGIAIQGYFMFGFDNDTEESFQLTYDFIMKNRIEFPVFSLVTPFPGTPYFDEMKPRIRHFDWDKYDTYHYMFEPQGMGGETLLKNFVKLQQEVYKGKAIMRRMQGKPLNWVWLANFMMNRFTRKLTPEIYL; from the coding sequence ATGCAGACTGAACAAGCCGAAACCTTCATCGATCCTTCCGCCGCTTTCGCAACATCCATCTCCCCGGAAGACATCCTCCAGCAGCTCGCACGGCAACAGAAAACCAGAAAGAAATGGCTTCTGATCCAGCCCAAAAGCATTACCAGCATGATGGTGGACTCCGGCACCGTCAGCATGCCCCTGAACCTCATTATGGTGGCGACCCTCGTCGGACAGCTGTTCGAAGTCACCTTTATCGACGAACGCCTTGGAGAACAGATACCCGAAGACTTCTCCCCGTATGATGTCGTGGCCATCACCTCCCGCAGCCTCAATGCCATGAAAGCATATGGTATCGGCGACCGGGCGCTCCGTCAGGGCAAAACCGTCATCCTCGGCGGCGTCCATCCCACCATGCTTCATGAAGAAGCCGCCTCGCACTGCACAAGCGTCGTCTACGGCGAGATCGAATCCATATGGACGGAGCTGGCCACCGATATCCTCAACGGCCGCATGAAGCCGCTGTACCGCGCCAAGGAGCTGAAACCGATGGGAGACATGCACCGACCGGACTTCAGCTACGCGCTGGCCTCTAAAAACTCAAAGAAATACAGTTCAAGGATTCCGATCCTGGCCACGAAGGGGTGCCCGGTCGGCTGCAACTTCTGCACCACGCCCACCATCTACGGCAAAAATTACCGCTACCGTGAACTTGATCTGGTGATCGAGGAAATGCGATACCACCAGGAGCGCCTCCAGAAAGAGAAGATCAATCTCTCCTTCATGGACGACAACATCAGTTTCCGGCCGAAGTACTTCATGACGCTGCTTGAGGAGATGTCGAAAATCGGCGTGCGCTGGAACGCAAACATATCCATGAACTTTCTGGACAAACCCGAAGTGGCGGAACTGGCCGGACGCTCCGGATGCGACCTCCTCTCGATCGGCTTCGAGTCGCTCAACCCGGAGACCCTCAAAAGCGTCCACAAAGGCTCCAACCGCCTTGACAACTACGCAAAGGTGGTCGACAACCTCCACCGGAACGGCATCGCCATCCAGGGCTACTTCATGTTCGGGTTCGACAACGACACCGAGGAGAGTTTCCAGCTCACCTACGACTTCATCATGAAGAACCGGATCGAGTTCCCGGTCTTCTCGCTTGTGACCCCCTTCCCCGGCACGCCCTACTTCGACGAGATGAAACCCCGCATCCGCCACTTCGACTGGGACAAGTACGACACCTACCACTACATGTTCGAGCCGCAGGGCATGGGAGGCGAAACCCTCCTGAAGAACTTCGTCAAACTCCAGCAGGAAGTCTATAAAGGAAAGGCGATCATGCGGCGCATGCAGGGCAAGCCGCTCAACTGGGTCTGGCTGGCAAACTTCATGATGAACCGCTTCACCCGGAAACTGACGCCGGAGATCTACCTCTGA
- a CDS encoding beta-phosphoglucomutase family hydrolase — protein sequence MSTLFKGAIFDLDGVITGTAKVHSLAWESMFNTFLQQYAEDNNEPFVPFDPLHDYHRYVDGKPRMEGVKSFLESRDIELPFGELDDIPEKETVCGLGNRKNIVFTEILQREGPEVYTTSVELIETLIKNGIRIGIASSSRNCQLILKLANLEHLFETRVDGEVSIEMGLKGKPNPDIFVTAAANLGLLPHECVVVEDAISGVQAGSRGNFGMVLGIARDIEGSKLREQGADIVVRDLGEITIDGIRDWFREGLRHEGWNLTYTEFSPKEEKLRETLTAIGNGYLGVRGAWEGSKTSESHYPGTYIAGIFNRLPSKVHGQTVFNNDFVNAPNWLPVEFRIGGGEFIDPALQTILSYHQNLDFQNAVMEREVVIQDNLGRISRISSRRFASMDNPHIVALRFTLRPVNYSATVEFRTAIDGTVENKGVARYNELATDHLEEVASTCTDGVMLLHVQTSVSKYDIVTAARTRVLSHGKEQEVLRTTIRENRFVGECFSLELAPDKSGTIEKTVAIHTSLDADQPQGPVEAASATLSGTGSFDDLFLAHREAWQAIWERADMVVEGDRFSQKVLRLHIYHMMGTASPHNPSIDAGMPARGLNGESYRGHIFWDEIFILPFFNSHFPEISKALLMYRYRRLSAAKEYARENGYSGAMFPWQTADDGQEDTQILHFNPASGTWGPDLSRKQRHVSIAVFYNTWRYVHDSGDTAFLNAEGAELMFEIARFWASIAHSSAETGKYHIEDVMGPDEFHEALPGSGREGLKDNAYTNIMTAWLMEKAVEASEQIDSQALSALMEKTGLGFDEIELWRTISSNMTIPVDRDGIIEQFEGYMGLRELDWAHYRQKYPNIHRMDRILKAEGDSPDNYKVAKQPDVLMTFYTLPPSEVARLIEKNGYGKIDPEVLVRENYAYYEPRTSHGSTLSKVVHCIISSYLEEGRDTAWNWFMEALKSDIRDTQGGTTQEGIHCGVMAGTLDTVTRFFAGISFEGDRLSVHPNLPPQWKTLALKVVFRGNLYAIEIEDQKVSVTLLESPADEAEASINGQDVVLKKAVLHTAG from the coding sequence ATGAGCACTCTCTTCAAAGGCGCGATATTCGATCTGGACGGGGTCATCACAGGAACGGCGAAAGTACACAGCCTGGCCTGGGAATCAATGTTCAACACCTTCCTCCAGCAGTACGCGGAAGACAACAACGAACCGTTCGTTCCCTTCGACCCGCTCCACGACTACCACCGGTACGTGGATGGAAAACCGCGCATGGAAGGAGTGAAAAGTTTCCTTGAGTCCCGTGACATCGAGCTTCCCTTCGGCGAACTCGACGACATCCCCGAGAAAGAGACCGTCTGCGGGCTCGGCAACCGAAAGAACATCGTCTTCACCGAGATCCTCCAAAGAGAGGGCCCGGAGGTCTACACCACCTCGGTCGAGCTCATCGAAACCCTCATCAAGAACGGCATCCGCATCGGCATTGCCAGCTCGAGCCGCAACTGCCAGCTTATCCTCAAACTGGCCAACCTCGAACACCTCTTTGAAACCCGCGTCGACGGTGAAGTCTCCATAGAAATGGGCCTGAAAGGAAAGCCGAACCCCGACATCTTCGTCACCGCAGCGGCCAACCTCGGCCTGCTCCCCCACGAATGCGTGGTGGTCGAAGACGCGATTTCAGGCGTACAGGCCGGCTCGCGCGGAAACTTCGGCATGGTACTCGGCATCGCCCGTGACATTGAAGGCTCGAAACTCCGCGAACAGGGCGCTGACATCGTTGTCCGTGACCTCGGAGAGATCACCATTGATGGGATCCGCGACTGGTTCCGGGAAGGGCTCCGCCATGAAGGCTGGAACTTGACCTACACCGAGTTCTCCCCGAAAGAGGAAAAGCTCCGCGAAACCCTTACCGCCATCGGCAACGGCTACCTCGGCGTACGCGGCGCCTGGGAAGGCTCGAAAACCTCCGAATCCCACTACCCCGGCACCTATATTGCAGGCATCTTCAACCGCCTGCCCTCCAAGGTCCACGGCCAGACGGTCTTCAACAACGACTTCGTCAATGCCCCGAACTGGCTCCCGGTCGAGTTCCGCATCGGCGGCGGCGAGTTCATCGACCCAGCCCTGCAGACGATCCTCAGCTACCATCAGAACCTCGACTTCCAGAATGCCGTGATGGAACGCGAAGTCGTCATTCAGGACAACCTCGGCAGGATATCGCGTATCAGCAGCCGCCGGTTCGCCAGCATGGACAACCCCCATATCGTGGCACTCCGCTTCACCCTCCGTCCCGTCAACTACAGTGCTACGGTCGAGTTCCGGACGGCAATCGACGGCACTGTGGAGAACAAGGGTGTCGCCCGCTACAACGAACTGGCAACCGACCATCTTGAAGAGGTTGCCTCCACCTGTACCGATGGTGTAATGCTGCTTCATGTGCAGACGAGCGTTTCGAAGTACGACATCGTCACCGCAGCCAGAACCCGGGTGCTCTCGCACGGCAAGGAACAGGAAGTCCTGCGCACAACGATCAGGGAAAATCGTTTTGTCGGCGAGTGCTTCAGCCTCGAACTCGCCCCCGACAAAAGCGGCACCATTGAAAAAACCGTCGCCATCCACACATCCCTCGATGCCGATCAGCCGCAGGGACCGGTGGAGGCCGCTTCGGCCACCCTCAGCGGAACAGGCTCGTTCGACGACCTCTTTCTTGCCCACAGGGAGGCCTGGCAGGCAATCTGGGAGCGTGCCGACATGGTGGTCGAAGGAGACCGGTTCAGCCAGAAAGTGCTCCGCCTGCATATCTACCACATGATGGGCACCGCTTCACCCCACAATCCGTCAATCGACGCCGGCATGCCGGCACGCGGACTGAACGGCGAATCATACCGCGGACACATCTTCTGGGACGAGATCTTCATACTCCCCTTCTTCAACAGCCACTTCCCGGAGATCTCCAAAGCGCTGCTCATGTACCGCTACCGCAGGCTTTCTGCTGCGAAGGAGTACGCTCGCGAAAACGGATACAGTGGAGCGATGTTCCCCTGGCAGACCGCCGACGACGGGCAGGAAGACACGCAGATCCTCCACTTCAACCCCGCCAGCGGGACCTGGGGCCCCGACCTCAGCCGCAAACAGCGCCACGTCTCCATTGCGGTGTTCTACAACACCTGGCGCTATGTGCATGACAGCGGCGACACGGCGTTCCTCAACGCCGAGGGTGCGGAGCTCATGTTCGAGATCGCCCGGTTCTGGGCATCCATCGCCCACTCTTCAGCCGAAACCGGCAAGTACCACATCGAAGACGTCATGGGTCCCGACGAGTTCCATGAAGCGCTTCCGGGCAGCGGCCGCGAAGGGTTGAAAGACAACGCCTACACCAACATCATGACGGCCTGGCTGATGGAAAAAGCCGTAGAGGCCAGCGAACAGATCGACAGTCAGGCCCTCAGCGCCCTGATGGAGAAAACCGGCCTCGGGTTCGACGAAATCGAGCTCTGGCGCACCATCAGCAGCAACATGACGATCCCCGTCGACCGGGACGGCATCATCGAACAGTTCGAAGGGTACATGGGACTCAGGGAACTTGACTGGGCGCACTACCGCCAGAAGTACCCGAACATCCACCGCATGGACCGCATCCTCAAGGCGGAAGGCGACAGCCCGGACAACTACAAGGTCGCAAAGCAGCCCGACGTGCTCATGACCTTCTATACCCTGCCTCCCTCCGAAGTGGCCCGTCTGATCGAGAAGAACGGCTATGGTAAAATCGATCCCGAAGTCCTCGTCCGCGAGAACTACGCATACTATGAACCCAGAACCAGCCACGGCTCGACACTCAGCAAGGTGGTCCACTGCATCATCTCCAGTTACCTTGAAGAGGGTCGTGATACCGCATGGAACTGGTTCATGGAAGCCCTGAAAAGCGACATCCGCGACACCCAGGGTGGCACCACCCAGGAGGGCATCCACTGCGGGGTCATGGCCGGCACGCTCGACACCGTGACCCGGTTCTTCGCCGGCATCTCCTTTGAGGGTGACCGCCTAAGCGTGCACCCCAACCTTCCGCCGCAGTGGAAAACCCTTGCGCTGAAGGTCGTTTTCCGCGGAAACCTCTACGCCATCGAAATCGAAGACCAGAAAGTCAGCGTGACTCTTCTTGAGTCCCCGGCCGACGAAGCAGAGGCCTCTATCAACGGTCAGGATGTGGTACTCAAAAAAGCAGTTCTTCACACTGCCGGCTGA